TTGGTATTTATTGCCCTCGCTGCTTACTTTGGTGGCGATTGTAATTTTTCCCACTATATTTCTCTGGTATATGGGTTTCACCAATTATGATTTAACGATGGGATGGGAACAACATAAATTAATTGGAATCAAAAATTTTCAGTATCTGGCTTTTGAAGACAAAGATTTTTGGCATTCGATGAAAATTAGCCTCTGGTTTATGGTTTTTACCGTTGTTATTGAATTCGTGTTGGGTTTGGCTATTGCTTTACTTTTTAATCGTCGTATTCGAGGGAAAAGATTGTGGATGTCTTTTTTAATCATACCCATGGTGATCACCCCCACTATTATTTCGCTCATTTGGAAATTGATGCTCAATACCGAATATGGCGTTCTTAATTATATTCTTTCTTTATTTTCTATTGCGAAAATTAACTGGTTAGGATATGAAAACGCTCTCTGGTCAGTCATGATGGTTGACATTTGGGAATGGACTCCATTTGTTGCACTTATTCTATATGCCGGTTTACAATCTCTCCCTCAAGAACCCTACGAAGCAGTGGTCGTTGATGGCGCCTCACCTCTGCAAATTTTTTATTATCTTACCCTTCCTCTTTTAAAGCCGATGATTTTTATTGCTATTTTACTTCGTTCCATAGACTCTTTAAAAATCTTTGATATTGTCTATGGTTTGACTCAAGGAGGGCCGGGAAATGCCACTGAGTTAATGAGTATGCATATCTATCGACTCGGTTTTAGACATACCAACTGGATAGGACGAGCATCGGCGAATGCTATGGTTTTGCTGGTTATCATTACAATATTGACGAATATTTTGCTTCGGATAATGAGAAGAGGAACCAGGGAGGAGTTTTAGATGTCACCATTAATGAATTACACAAGACGAAGAAAGGTCAAAAATATTATTTTAGATCTTCTTATTGCCTTGGTGGTTATTATCTGTGTTTTTCCTTTTATCTGGATGTTTATGACATCAATAAAAACTCGGGTACAGACCATTGATCCTTCGATTTGGTTTTTCCAACCCACTCTCGAAAACTATCGGGCAATATTTCAAAAACGGGATATGTTTATGTATATCAACAATAGTATCATTGTGGTGTTATTTACTACCTTGGTTTCTGTAGCATTAGGCACTTTTGCTGCCTATGGGTTGGCTCGTTTTCAGTTCAATAGAAAAGAAGATATAGCCTATTGGGTTCTTTCACTCCGTATGTTGCCACCGATGGCAGTGGTTATACCCTTTTTCCTTCTGGGGCGTTTTATTGGACTTCTTGATACCCATCTCCTTCTCATTATTGTGTATTTAAGTTTTAATATTCCTTTTACTATTTGGATGATGCGAGGGTTTATTGAAGATATTCCTCGTGAGCTGGAAGAGGCGGCTTGGGTGGATGGCTGTTCAAGGTTTCAAGCTATACGACGGATTATTTTCCCACTCATTGCTCCGGGGGTTGCTGCCACTTCCATTTTTTGTGTCATTCAATCCTGGAACGAATTTTCTCTGGCTTTTTTTCTAACTAGCTTTAACGCTCGAACCATACCAACAACAGTAACTTTTTTCCTATCAGTTCTTGGTGTAATATGGGGGGAAATGGCGGCGGTGGGAATAGTTGCTACCATTCCGGTGCTCATTTTTGCTTTGATAGTTCAAAAATATCTAGTTCGTGGTCTTACCTTTGGTGCTATTAAAAGCTAACCGCTCTATAAAAGATTAATGTACCTTGAAATGGGATTTCCCCAGGAATAGAATAATAAGAGCTAAAGAATTTCTTTAAGGTGGAGATGGAATGAAAACCACGAAATTAATCGCCTATTCCGGGTTGTCAGTGGCAGTAGTCACCGTAGTTACCATGGTGGTGCAAATACCGATACCGCAAACCAAGGGGTATATTAATCTTGGTGATGCGGTTATTTTGGTTTTTGCTATGCTTTTTGGTGCCAAGATTGGGATGATCGGCGGTGGGTTGGGTTCAGCTTTGGCTGATATTCTTACTGGCTATGCTCACTGGGCACCATTTACTCTTATTATCAAAGGAATAGAAGGGCTAATCGTTGGTTTTTTTGCTTCGAAAGATATGAGTGCCGGAAAAAGAGTTCCCATTCTTATTCTTGCGGTTTTAGAAATGGTTTTTGGTTATTTTTTGGTTGGAACACGTCTCTATGGCATGGGAGCAGCTTTGTTTGAAATACAGGGAAACTTGATACAAGCCGGAAGTGCCGTTATCATCTCACTTTTACTGTTTTATGCGATAAAAAGAGTTGAGAAGGTCTATACTCGAGAAGTATAAAGAAGGCATTAAATAAAGGGATTTTCCCAACGGGATAATCCCTTTATTTTAATAATATTGTTTTTAACCTAAAAAATGGCTTTGAAATGTAATTCCATTAAAACCTTTTTATCTTGGCTATTCCTTTTCAAAAAGGTCTTTTGAAGCACCACAGACCGGACATACCCAATCTTCGGGAAGATCATCGAAAGATGTACCAGGTTTTACTCCAGCATCAGGATCGCCTAATTCAGGATCATAAACGTATCCGCAAACTGTGCAAATGTACTTGTCCATAAATCTGCCTCCCTTACAATTTAAAAAATTATAACTCTATTCTACCAAATTATATTTCCAATTTTGATATGAATATTGGTTAAATATTTT
This sequence is a window from Candidatus Atribacteria bacterium ADurb.Bin276. Protein-coding genes within it:
- a CDS encoding Rubredoxin produces the protein MDKYICTVCGYVYDPELGDPDAGVKPGTSFDDLPEDWVCPVCGASKDLFEKE
- the ycjO_7 gene encoding Inner membrane ABC transporter permease protein YcjO, whose product is MKNKKKEHYWYLLPSLLTLVAIVIFPTIFLWYMGFTNYDLTMGWEQHKLIGIKNFQYLAFEDKDFWHSMKISLWFMVFTVVIEFVLGLAIALLFNRRIRGKRLWMSFLIIPMVITPTIISLIWKLMLNTEYGVLNYILSLFSIAKINWLGYENALWSVMMVDIWEWTPFVALILYAGLQSLPQEPYEAVVVDGASPLQIFYYLTLPLLKPMIFIAILLRSIDSLKIFDIVYGLTQGGPGNATELMSMHIYRLGFRHTNWIGRASANAMVLLVIITILTNILLRIMRRGTREEF
- the hmpT_1 gene encoding Thiamine precursor transporter HmpT — translated: MKTTKLIAYSGLSVAVVTVVTMVVQIPIPQTKGYINLGDAVILVFAMLFGAKIGMIGGGLGSALADILTGYAHWAPFTLIIKGIEGLIVGFFASKDMSAGKRVPILILAVLEMVFGYFLVGTRLYGMGAALFEIQGNLIQAGSAVIISLLLFYAIKRVEKVYTREV
- the sugB_12 gene encoding Trehalose transport system permease protein SugB yields the protein MSPLMNYTRRRKVKNIILDLLIALVVIICVFPFIWMFMTSIKTRVQTIDPSIWFFQPTLENYRAIFQKRDMFMYINNSIIVVLFTTLVSVALGTFAAYGLARFQFNRKEDIAYWVLSLRMLPPMAVVIPFFLLGRFIGLLDTHLLLIIVYLSFNIPFTIWMMRGFIEDIPRELEEAAWVDGCSRFQAIRRIIFPLIAPGVAATSIFCVIQSWNEFSLAFFLTSFNARTIPTTVTFFLSVLGVIWGEMAAVGIVATIPVLIFALIVQKYLVRGLTFGAIKS